AATAGCACTAAACTTCAGTTACATAAAAAACTTTGGAATGGCATCAATAGGATAAGGTTTCTTAGAAAACTAGGACTCAGTCCAAAATCCTCAGGCCTGTACAATGCAAAACCCAGTCAGTCAATTTTGATGCCCAGTTAGTCCCAGCTTTGTCCTCTTAAGGGACGGTGTCCATTGAGAACTACGACCCATCCATACAGCTCCCTAATCCCAGTCTGCCCCCTGACACACATCCTGTTTTTCCAAGTGTCTAAGGGAGAGTGGTTGAGAGGCATGAGGTACGAGCTCTGCTTCGTTGTTTCAGAAGCAGTGGTCTCTCTTTCCTCATCTGATAGCTTTATTGAACAAGGTTATGCAATTCAGCCTAAGGATGCTGCTTTCTTCCTCAGAGCAGTGGTTAGAGGAAcagaaagaaggcagaaatgacCTCATGCTCCCAGTAAAACCCCAGCTGGGTTCTGAGGAAAGGGTGGAATCACGGGCTGATTTATCACTAGCTGGACAAACTGTCTGATCTAACACGGTGAAGTCACTGGAAAGAACTTCATTAACTTCAGCAGAACTACCTCAGACCCTCTCctctcattcttttttccattcatcAACCCTGTGCAGTCACAGTGAGCTGGATTCTGTTAGCACATCTCAGCCAACACCAGAGGGGAATGATCTTTGCTTGCTATCAAGAGTGACTGGCTCAAGCAAACTCATCACTCTCTGGAGCATGATTTTTCTGTGCTCGCAAAGCAGGATTTTGCTGGATTTCCAAATGCAAGAAATATCACCACTGTGACCTGGAATTGTTCCCCAGAACAGATTTCTTTACCTGTGGGACATGTGCCTCTTTTCCTAGTGAAGCACAGCTCACTGTCTGGCTACACACCAGATGAGTCTGAGTCTTTGACTTGGCGTAAACAAAGACATATATACACAGTATAACTTTGAAATCTCTAAGTCAAACCAGCTGAACAAATCCTCCTCACATACAATTTTTAGATCAGTAGATACAGTTCAACTGAAGTCAAGTGCTAAAAGGTGTCTCAGGAACACCCAGCATTGTATATTTGCATTAAATGCCAAAACATATCCTAAAATACTCCTCTTGACATCTGTCACTTGAAATACTTACAATGTCACTTTCTCCAGAACACTGGAACAATTAACAAAAACTCTAtcaagcaacaacaaaacaaacccagaaataaaaatgatgaaaaaagtaAGCTTCTATCTTCATTAAATTCCTGTCAGCCACTTGAAATCTTGTTACCTGTTCCGTGAAATTAAGAACTTGGCACATTTTCCTTGGATGCCATTTATCAACACTTTCTTTTATCTAGAACATTTATTGCATATCAGAAATTCTCTTGGCTAGGATATTTTTGTTTAGTAGAAAACACTGCCTTCCAGATGCAGCTATGTAGCTCCACATGGTTCAGTAAATGAATTCTCCTGGTATTTCTTGCAGCAATGGTTCCTCAAATTTAAATCGTTTGGAAATGGCTTTCTGCTCAgttactttctctttttctgactGCCTACATTGTCCCAGTGTATATGATGCCACTACAATTAGTTCTTCTGTCACTATTGATTCTTCCTCTTCAGTCTTCTCAGCATCCACTGATTTTTCAGAGGCAGAATCTGCATCTTCCTGGGTGACatcactgctctcccctcctgtACTCTTATTCCAGGCCCTGCAAGCAGGATTTTCACTTTGTTCTAACCATGGATGTTGAAGACATTCTTCAGCAGTTGCCCGGTCCCTGTAGAGGAAgaaaagtgttaaaataaatatccaAGTGGATTTGAAAGCCAGTACCTTGCAAAAGATATACACAGAGATTATTTCAAAGATATGACTGTATTAAAGACAGGCTGACAGAACTTTTTACAGAGTGTTGATACCTATCTTTTAGCaaaaaaggcaaacagcagTCTAAGGAGGTGAACTGCtaacatttaaattaaaggAGTTCATAGATCCTTGAATATCCATTTACCCTCCCCTGTTGCCAACAGAgtttatacagattttttttaatatataggAAAATGACACAGTCCTTGCATTCTTAAAATATTCCCATGGACAAGCAGCAGGCAATTTCAAGAGATGACATGCCCCATGAAGAACTGGTGAAGTTCCACAGAAAACACCTCTTCTATTTTGAGAGCAGGAATTTCCAACATGCTGCCCAATGAGAAAAGCAGACTAATGACCCAGAAAGGAGTAAGGTACTCTACCAACTCAAACATAAGACTCTCAAAGCACAGTTCAGCCAAAAGGCATTAGCTAAGTAACTGCAAGGAAAGTCAGTGTACTGTAGCAGATGCTACAATTCATATACAGCTTTATGAAAtcaatttgaattttaattacTAAAACCTGCACATTCAGAATAAAGACTGATTGGAGGGAAATGGTGGAATTctctttgaaaagagaaaaatacatgcAGAGTAACAGCACAATGAAATATGAATAAACAAAGTGGCCTTATATGTTAAAATGCCAGCATTGCTGCacttaaaaccaaacaagtcTGACATATTAGCACATTCATGTGTGTATTTTACTTACTCAGGTTTCTTAACCAGCAAAGTTTTGATGAAATCCACAGCAGACTCTGATACGAGGTCGAAGTCTTCTCCAGAGTAACTTACATTCATCTGAGATATATTTAAGAAAGTTTCCTGTTTATCATCTCCTAAGAAAGGTGATATCCCTGTTAGCATAACATATGCCAGTACTCCAATGCTCCTAAATTAAAACatagaaaaacagtttttagtTATTTTGTTTAGcgtttgttttggctttgtctttttttttttttttaaacctttttggTAAAGTAAGTTATGACAACTATGACTTTGCTCAACTTACCACATGTCAGTTGCTGTACTGATTGGATCATAACTCAGAATTTCAGGAGCtattcaggggaaaaaacaagtatttttttggTTACATGCAGATATAATACTGTAGTTACATAATGCAAGAATGGGCGTATGATAAAATTTAAGTGAGATAAGCCATTTGAAGCATGACAGTCTTTTGAAATCAAGATGTTGCTATTCCAGTTATTGAATGATTACTGTAATTAATTGGgtttaagtaaaaaaagaaatattttccatttattgtCATCTTCAGAAGCCAGAACAGCCTCTTTGTCAATTAAGGAAGTTGTAGACAGATTTCTTATGGAAAAATCCGAAATGTCCAACATTCCATATTCCAGTACTGAAACCCATACCCATAAAGATACACCATATAACTTGAAGATATTTCCAAATACATTTTGAAGGCCGGGAAGGATtttgagatatatatatatatacacacacatacacatatacatatatgtatatatatttatatataattttttaaaacacaaaaatggaTACAAACACAGTAACTACACAGCCAGTCTGGCATTCACCAAATCGaggcattttctctttttactcCCCGAAAACCTGGGTAATATATCACTCCTATAGCAACAACTCACCTACATATTCTGGAGTTCCCATAATTTCTCTTAGTTCCTCACTGCTCTTCATTATTCTGGAAAGGCCAAAATCTACTATCTTAATGTCTCCCAGAGGAGCCTTACTGGTTAGGAGAATATTTTGgggctgaaaaacaaaagaaggagaCTGTCAGGACCATCCAAATCTAGCATCTATGAGACAACATATCACATTATTACTTTAAATAATGAGTAACAACAATGCATTCAATAACAAGTATGATACCCACAAATATTCCTTTATTTATGTTTCCTCAAGGTGAACTTGAAGAGACATGCAGGCTAAAAGGAGTGGCAGGATTCTGTTTATAACTAAGAATCAGACATTTACCTTTATTAGTTTAGATTGCATACAAAACACATATGCCAATTGCTATGATTTAACAATAGCCTATTTGTACCTCTACTCCTTCATGTCCTCCTTTTAACACCCCTCCTTGCTTCCTTCAAATAGATCGTGTAAAATATATCCTGTTGAAGGGTGTCCAAAACCACCTGATCATGTTAAAAAACCTGAATACATAAAACAATTCTGACtacacctttttaaaaaagtctgtTGCAACCAACCTCGATCTTGTTCCAATTGTATTACAGAACACTAACTGAAGAAGAGTTTCAAAAATACAGCAGCctgaaaaacaggtttttaacAGCATCACCTTTGGATAAACTTGTTTGCTCTGACGTTGCTAGATTCTGGCTGTCATCCTTGAAAGCAACTTTGTGGTCATTAAGAAGTTCCTTACCATCTATTATAAAAGCTGGCTCAGTTGAAAAATAGTATGAAAACTAACTTTAAACAACAGGTTGAGATTTTTTTAGTAACTGAAGCATATTCTTGCCAAAAGAAAAGGTGTGACTCTCCCTACCCTTCAACTGGATTAGCACAAACATTTATGTTTTTCTCTAATCACTGATCCCAttccctcctcatcccctgTTCAATCACAAAGACATGCTTTCACATGAATAGCCTTGctttggaagagaaataaaactctgCAAGAGCGTTTCTAAAACATTCTGCCAGTTCTGTTTGCAGGACCTAAATGTAGTCAGGCTCTTTCATTCCTGCAAGGTTAAACTGTAGTATTTCAAATTAACTCCATGATGTTGTCAATCTTGTTTCTGTTTGTAAATCCCTGTATTaagaacagtttattttttttccttacacacTGCATCTGGTGGCTATACAAAGGCTTTTGGAGCTCCACATTACCATATGCTTTATAGTTCACATTTGTTATGCTGTATTTGTATTAGAAAAGCAAACATCCAAAAAAGCTGACCATGCCTCCCTAATTAGCCTCTCAGATGTTCTTTCCAGTGGAAAATTTGGTTACTTTCTGAAGAGGCAAATAGAAAGCATGAGAAAAGCATTTGTTCCCAATATTTAAACGAGTAAAAGTTTTTAATACAAATGCTTCATGAAGCCTTTAAGCCCTGTATTATAATATTTAAGTAGATCATGTAGTTGCCAGAAGAagttttagtttcttttttaaaaaccaatcTTATTACTCAAAACAATCCTATGCAGAAAAACCCCCACCTGTTTATAGTATGAACTGAGTCATAACCATAATCAATTTGTAATGAAATAccagctgttttcttcttttaaggaATCATCATGGGGTTCATGTGATGTGACAGTCTAAACACCAGCATGAAACGCTGTAGAGAAGTTACAGCTTTGAATTTACCATACTTTTCAGCTCAACGCAATTACTCAAACTTAAGCAAACTAAGACAATTTTCTCACATCTgtaattctgtttgttttgtttttcctctgctatAATACACCTCGGTTTGCCAGGGACCAAATGGTCCAACAAAGGCAAGAGAGATGCAGGCCTGAGGCTCTCCTGGTAGCCAGTCTGAACAGGGCCTTTCACTCTTACAGTCAAGAAGTTATGAAATGGCTGATGAAAACTGTCAATtgacaacttttaaaaatctccccctctgctgcaggaaggCTTAAATGTTCCAATTTACAACCTCTTATGTTGTGAGCTAAAAGGAAATCCTTGGTAAATGGACAATCTGAATGGATGTACTTTACTACAAGATTGTTATGTGCACAGAAACCACATGATATGGCCACACGAGTCCAGCCCAGCGCCACAGTTAGCACAACCAGAGACAACAGGTACCTTGGGCAAGATTATATAAAC
This DNA window, taken from Calypte anna isolate BGI_N300 chromosome 2, bCalAnn1_v1.p, whole genome shotgun sequence, encodes the following:
- the STK17A gene encoding serine/threonine-protein kinase 17A; translated protein: MSPEEKPPHGRSRGDRPPPQPAPGRSRRRGGFLTEIRTPIRTEPFQERYSLSPGRELGRGKFAVVKKCIQKDTEKEFAAKFMRKRRKGQDCRMEIIHEIAVLELAQCNLWVINLHEVYETATEMILVLEYAAGGEIFDQCVAEREEAFKEKDVKRLMKQILEGVSFLHRNNVVHLDLKPQNILLTSKAPLGDIKIVDFGLSRIMKSSEELREIMGTPEYVAPEILSYDPISTATDMWSIGVLAYVMLTGISPFLGDDKQETFLNISQMNVSYSGEDFDLVSESAVDFIKTLLVKKPEDRATAEECLQHPWLEQSENPACRAWNKSTGGESSDVTQEDADSASEKSVDAEKTEEEESIVTEELIVVASYTLGQCRQSEKEKVTEQKAISKRFKFEEPLLQEIPGEFIY